One genomic segment of Candidatus Margulisiibacteriota bacterium includes these proteins:
- a CDS encoding glutaredoxin family protein has protein sequence MKTTKVKGEDYGRVFLYTLSTCIWCKKTKEFLKNSNVEFEYCDVDLLDEKDQELTEREMRELNPGGGFPTIIINNNDIISGYQPEKISDVLGL, from the coding sequence ATGAAAACTACAAAAGTCAAAGGTGAAGATTACGGACGTGTTTTTTTATATACCCTAAGTACCTGTATCTGGTGCAAAAAAACCAAAGAATTTCTGAAAAATTCCAACGTAGAATTTGAGTATTGTGATGTTGACCTGCTGGACGAAAAGGACCAGGAGCTGACAGAAAGAGAAATGAGAGAACTTAATCCCGGCGGCGGCTTTCCGACTATTATTATAAATAACAATGATATTATTTCCGGTTATCAACCCGAGAAAATAAGCGATGTTTTAGGTCTTTGA